One window from the genome of Montipora foliosa isolate CH-2021 chromosome 5, ASM3666993v2, whole genome shotgun sequence encodes:
- the LOC138002931 gene encoding uncharacterized protein, whose protein sequence is MTFKLTVACFIIASLMAVEAAKMPRTNHKHGIHDGARYRAHFLKDFLYRRSCVALEGTGCEGNNAKCCREGNPYTGKMRKCVNVGSFSGPKYQCKEE, encoded by the exons ATGACATTCAAGTTGACGGTGGCTTGCTTCATAATCGCTTCACTTATGGCAGTGGAAGCCGCAAAGATGCCAAGAACCAATCATAAACATGGTATACACGACGGGGCAAGATATCGTGCGCATTTTTTGAAG GATTTTCTTTACCGCCGTAGCTGTGTTGCACTCGAAGGAACTGGTTGCGAAGGTAACAACGCCAAGTGTTGCAGAGAGGGCAATCCTTACACCGGAAAAATGCGTAAATGCGTCAATGTGGGTTCTTTTTCCGGACC aaaatatCAATGTAAAGAAGAATAA